The genomic region aaaaaggttttttcCCCATTGTTACATCTATGACTTTTTTTGTCTTGATAGTGTTGAAGTTCCCACACTTCACCAGCAGAGGTCAGTAGTAGCCCTTCAAAAACTGCTAGACTTGATTAGAAAGCGTCTTGATAGTATGAGCTCTTTATCAGCAAGTCTGtgacacgttcacacacacacacacacacacacctacacacagacacacaagcttACAGTCATATCTGTGGTTGCAGGACATCAATCAGGGCAGAACATCTTGCTTCCTGGTGATGGTCGCTGTCGTTCTAGCAGTTTGTCcaggttttgttttgctttgttttttggcTGGAAGCGCTCCATGTTCTGTGTTCTCCTTCACCACATCACTCGTGGTTGAGCGATGCCCTCTCTAGACGCCCGTACCAGTGCTTGACCTTGGTGTTCTCCGTCAGTTCATCAAATGCCATGCAGGGTCTCCATCACTCTCAGGGCACCAAACAGCACCTGCCGAACAGAAGCAACCACAGAAAGTAACCTGGAGCCTCTTgaacagtgatgtcatgttGTAGCCGTCTTAGCGCAAAATCAAACTATTTGTTTGCAAGAGGATAAAAATGAAAGGTTTCTCCTCCTGtaacagatatatatatatatatatatatatataaaaaacacgGCTCATCTCTACATGCTAGGAAATGGTCCAAAAGGTTTAGCAAAACATCATGCGAGGTGTTTGGGCAAAGCAGGGTTTGATCTGATGAATAAAAtgcataaacataaacataagcATCTACATCTGATCCTGTCTCTTTTCAAGTAATCAATCATGAATTGCATCATGTCAGGCACAATTAACAATGGAAAACGAAAATTAAAAACAGGTTTCATCCTTGTAGTTTTGCATCAAGCAGAAAGGGAAGATTTGGGAGGCAAGTCTGGGTCGATTCGATTAAAGGCATTGCGAAATCGGCCAGAACTAAAACCATCACTGTAATATTATTAAGCAACAGACAACAGTTGTACTGAAAGATAAATCGACCAGTTTGAGGAACGGAAtaaagagcaacaacaacatagGCGCAGCCTGGTGACGTCATAAGAAGGGGACGCCTCCTTAAAGGTACGTATCGTAAATCCACTGTTACACGGTCCATTTGTGCTGCCTGTGGAGCCTCAGATCGCAGCAGCGCTGAAGCTCCGTCCTCGATTAGCCAGACTGGTTCCCCTGCCCTCGATTAGCCAGCCTGGTTCCCCTGTCGCTGCGGCACCAGCTCGTCAGGCAGGCAGACGCTTCAGTTCAGAGCTGCGGGGCGCTGGAGGGCGTCAGCACCGGGAGGTACTCGGTCCAGTTCGGGACCTGGAGGACCCACCACTGGACGAGCAGCGCGACCGAGTCCTCTGGGTGTTGACCGGGACGAGGACTGCACCGGGGGAGGGACAGAACCGGGACTTTCTCCAAAACGGGAGAAACTTTACACGCCGACTCTCCAAGCGTAGCCTCGGATGAGCTAGCCTGCTGCCCCCCTCCCGACCCCGGCCAGCCAGCCGagcctcaaccccccccccccccccgggtgggtGAACCATGGCGCTCAGAGCCAAGGCGCTGTACGACTTCACCTCTGAGAACCCGGGAGAGGTGTCGCTGCGGGAGAACGAGGTCCTGACTCTGTACAGCGAGCGGGACATCGACGGCTGGTTCGAGGGGGCGAACAGCAGCGGCGAGCGGGGCTTGTTCCCCGCGTCCTACGTGGAGATCCTGAGAGGAGACGCCGCCGACAGCCGCAGCACATCCGGGGACACCTCGGCGGACTCCCGGTACACCAACGCCCCCCCGGCGGGGTCTGCCGGCTCTCAGGCGAGGGCGGAGAACCTTTCTAGATCTCCCTCGTCTGGCTTCGCGCAGCAGCAACACGCCGACCAGCCGCCGGCCCAAGGGAGCGACGACGACTGGGACGACGACTGGGACGACAGCTCCACGGCGGCGGACGAGCCCGGGacagcgggggcggggcggtACCGGGACTTCGAAGGCAACGGGCCGTCCGCTTACAGCCTGTCCACGTCATCGGCGTCCAGGGGCAACGCGCAGCACGCAAAGAGCTCGGCCACGGTCAGCAGGAACCTGAACAGGTTCTCCACCTTCGTCAAGTCGGGTGGGGAGGCGTTCGTGCTCGGGGAGGCGGCGGGCTTCGTGAAGGACGGGGACAAGATCTGCGTGATCGTGGGCCAGCAGGGGCCCGAGTGGCAGGAGAACCCGTACCCGTTCTCGTGCACGATCGACAACCCAACGAAGCAGACCAAGTTCAAGGGCATGAAGAGCTACATCTCCTACAAGCTGACGCCCACGCACACGCGCGTGCAGGTGAACCGCAGGTACAAGCACTTTGACTGGCTGTACGCCCGGCTGGTGGAGAAGTTCCCCGTCATCTCGGTGCCCCGCATCCCCGAGAAGCAGGCCACGGGCCGCTTCGAGGAGGACTTCATCTCCAAGCGGAGGAAGGGCCTGATGTGGTGGATGAGCCACATGACCAGCCACCCGGTGCTGGCCCGGTGTGACGTCTTCCAGCACTTCCTGGGCTGCAACGACGAGAAGGCCTGGAAGCTGGGCAAGAGGAAGGCGGAGAAGGACGAGATGGTTGGCGCCAACTTCTTCCTCACCATCAGCACCCCGTCGGCGCCGCTCGACTTCCAGGAGGTGGAGAGCAAAATCGACGGCTTCAAGACCTTCACCAGAAGGATGGACGACGGCGCCTTGCAGCTCAGCGCCGCCGTCGGCGAGTTCGCCCGCAAGCAGATCGGCGGCTTCAGGAAGGAGTATCAGAAGATGGGCCTGTCGTTCAAGGTGCTCAGCCAGGCCTTTGAGATGGACCAGCAGAGCTACTCGGCCGGGCTCAACCAGGCCATCGCCTTCACCGGGGACGCCTACGAGGCCGTGGGAGACTACTTCGCCGAGCAGCCCAGCAAGGACCTGGATGTCATCATGGACCTGTTGGGTCTTTACCAAGGACACCTGGAAAACTACCCAGACATCATTCATGTCCAGAAAGGTAACGTCTCATTGAATGTTGATGAAATTGAAGTACGGATTGTTGCCTTATAACAATAATCTTTTTAGTAATCgattattatttttgggggAAAAATAGCACCAAAAGACAACAGGATTTGTTCATACACAGGCAAGCAGAGAAAAAGGGCAGTATGGAAGATGTACGTTATTCAAACCGGAAGCAACACCGGGTGTCCAACTTTAGCTGAAAATGTCTCTCCCGGAATGTTTGTTACGTTTAATATTCAACCCTCAGAAAGTAAAACATTCCAGGAGCAGCGGGAGGATAAACGCTGTTTCCAATCGTCACTTTCTTCAATGCTGATGCACAAACACcaagggagaaaaacaaaacctgtttgtttgctgttgttttctACTTGTCTAAAGCGCCTTGCAGCTTCGGTCACTTTGTAAAACTATTGTGCGTTTTGGTTTTTGCGTTTGTGGCACCTGCTGCGATGCTTGTCGCTTGTTCGGCTCTGTTGGACTTTCCATTACAGATGAAGTAGAAGACATCAGACCCCTGGAGATGGGGGTCTGATGTCTTCATGCAGGAGGCTGCCCTcctgcatgaccccccccccccccccacacacacacacactatcccTGTTACATAAAAGGCACAGCATTGTTAAacgtttgtttttaaaggatcTGCTGCTTCCCGCGAGTTAAAATGTGACACAGTTGGGTCCGACTGGAAGGAGAACGATGCTGAGGGAGGCTGTAACTCAGAGAACGCTGTTCCTCCCAATGTTTAGGTGCGCTTTAATTTAGTAGATCGCTCATAAACATTATACAACCTGAGTCTGCAACCAGTGATGAATGGAAATGAGAAGCCGACCTGAAACGTTTTGGGACACGTGCTTGTAGGTTTGATTGTCCTCCAGTGGTGTCTCCAGTGCATTGATCCAGATATTGACTGTCGTACCTATCAGAGTGACGATTCATTTTCCTGGTGACTTGCTTTGTCCTCTCTTAGCCGTGGACATCTCGGTTTTGGGTCCATTCGCTCAACAATGGGACGCCACAGGAAGAACAGCACAGACAGTGTTTGGGCTGCAGAAGGGACAAACGTCCCACTCAGCTCAAATCAGGTCTGCCACGTAGGCCACGCGCGGTCCAAATAAGGTGACACAGCTATCCACACTTTTTTGGCGTGATAAGCCTCCGCCTATTTCCAGAGTTGAGATAAGCTGTCAACCTTGCTGCAGGCACAGTGTTGAGAAAAGGTGAAAGGAAGCGGCGCTAATGGGAAAGccaggtcctgcagcagcggaCAGGAGAGCCGTCAGTGGTTTCTGGTTTGTTTTGGGATTGATTTAGcttaatttgtcttttaattttcaGTGTtcaagagctttttttttttcttttatgtgtaACTTTTTTCCCTTTGATCACGTTACAAGCGAGGAGCTCGTtcctaattttattttctttattaaaaactAGAATCTTATGTGTGCAAGTAAAATATTTGCACAACCATCATTCTTCTAGTTCTTACTGTTCCAGGATCTGCAAATATTGATTATGCCGTGTTGTCTACAGGAATATACTGAACACGTCGCTGCGTATTTATTCCCTTCGGTACGGTAGATCCGCCGTCAGCGGTGTTTCTGTCTCCTTCTCAAATTCCCTTCAACTCTTCCCGTGAGAATGAAAAGCAAATATCTCCCGGGGCGGAACCCGGCAATGTTCCGAAGTCTCTACTGAGCTCAGCTCACATGCAGAAAAGAATAGAGGGTTATTCTAAATGATTGTACGTCTCACCGCTCCATCGCTGTGTGGAGACGATCTTTAAACGAGATTTGAACGTACACCAGCTTTCTGGGCCTTCGCCCACATTTGCCTTTTGCTCAGTCTGCAATATTTAATCGACCTTTTTCTTCCTGTCCCATCTGCTGCTTCCGCGTTTAGACGCCTTTCCTGTTGTGAAGTGAGGCTtattgcccccctcccccccaggtcAGACACCTGCGGTTCTAGGCCGCATCCTTCGCTGTCACTAACCAGAACAGCAGAGGTGGTCGCACCGGAAACTCCAGCAGGCACCGAACAGTGTTTTTATGCATCTATTGCTGGAGCTTTAatcaaggttaaaaaaaatgagCAGCTGTAAAAGTTCAGATCGAGGTCGCTGCGCTCGGTCATCAGCCACATTGCAGAGGTCATTGCCAGAGGtcgtccagcagcagccatCGCTGCAGCTCGCTTTAGGAGAACTCTTTTGCTTGTCAGTGGCTGAATTCCATTTTTAGCTTCCCACATCTGAGCTGATTGGACGTCAGGTTTTAAATCATCCCTAAGAGGAGAGCAATCAAAGCTGTCCCACAGAGGGACTCTAAACGCCATCGATCCCCAGCTcggcgggggccgggggccggacCGGGATGTAACTGGTTCTGCTTTCAAAAACATATTGAGCTGTTGATCATGTATTTTTGTCCTGCTCTGCTCATGTGACCGAAGACATCAATGCTTCATGGTTCCAATCCAAACACGGGTTCTACCGTTAATTTAGTCAGGTTCCTCTAATTCAGCGTCCTTCAAGCTGAAACGTAAAAAAACACGCCATTACATTCTCAGCTCACACCGGCTATTTGCCAGGTCAAACGCAAGCCGGAGAAACGTGTTAGCTTTAGTCCAAGGCATGTTGTCACTGTGGCTAAACTAACAGCACCCCACCTCTTCCATAGCCCGCTCGCAAATATAGTCCCAAAGTCTTTCATCAGGTGAATAAACGTGTGAAGAACACGCGTTGATGAACGCCCTCAGTCACCTATCGTCCGTCTGCGTTTGTCCGTCTGGTTTAATCTGCTTGAACGTGCGGTCGACGCTCCCTCGTGTGCAGACGGTGCCGGTCCGTGTTGTTTCAGGCCGGATGAACGTGTGCTCGGGCACAACGGGATGAAGGAGCGGTGGGGTGATGCGACGGGGGGCTTGCCGCTGGTCGTTCAGGTCACAGGCTCAGTGTTGTGTAACCAGGGATTACGTaagagctggagctgctgcctgCAGTTAGTTCAGCAGGGCTGCTTCAGGGACCCCGAATCTCCATAGGTCTGTTATATTCATATCACGCCTCCCAATTTCTGTTGTCAAACACGATTTGGCATGATATAATCATCT from Brachionichthys hirsutus isolate HB-005 unplaced genomic scaffold, CSIRO-AGI_Bhir_v1 contig_725, whole genome shotgun sequence harbors:
- the LOC137915193 gene encoding sorting nexin-18-like; translated protein: MALRAKALYDFTSENPGEVSLRENEVLTLYSERDIDGWFEGANSSGERGLFPASYVEILRGDAADSRSTSGDTSADSRYTNAPPAGSAGSQARAENLSRSPSSGFAQQQHADQPPAQGSDDDWDDDWDDSSTAADEPGTAGAGRYRDFEGNGPSAYSLSTSSASRGNAQHAKSSATVSRNLNRFSTFVKSGGEAFVLGEAAGFVKDGDKICVIVGQQGPEWQENPYPFSCTIDNPTKQTKFKGMKSYISYKLTPTHTRVQVNRRYKHFDWLYARLVEKFPVISVPRIPEKQATGRFEEDFISKRRKGLMWWMSHMTSHPVLARCDVFQHFLGCNDEKAWKLGKRKAEKDEMVGANFFLTISTPSAPLDFQEVESKIDGFKTFTRRMDDGALQLSAAVGEFARKQIGGFRKEYQKMGLSFKVLSQAFEMDQQSYSAGLNQAIAFTGDAYEAVGDYFAEQPSKDLDVIMDLLGLYQGHLENYPDIIHVQKGNVSLNVDEIEVRIVAL